A window of the Brassica oleracea var. oleracea cultivar TO1000 chromosome C1, BOL, whole genome shotgun sequence genome harbors these coding sequences:
- the LOC106327563 gene encoding DNA mismatch repair protein MSH7 — MQRQKSILSFFQKPSQASVPGDATSGGGGLRSAVKERGINSDASVRSVERNVSKCVDDDVRGVDTPPEKVPRRVLPSNFKAAESAGGASSLFSSIMHKFVKVDGSECSGERNVAPIRDSSVSKMPESVFPERRSNNAQPQDRDYTFCVDNPRSLEYDDVLGPDTPGTRPSVPRLKRVLEDGVAFTENKVSLFDSNKRMKLFGDRICGEKKEVNEGTKFEWLEPSRIRDANRRRPDDPLYDRKTLYIPADVFKKMSASQKQYWSVKSEYMDVVLFFKVGKFYELYELDAELGHKELDWKMTMSGVGKCRQVGISESGIDDAVQKLLARGYKVGRIEQLETSDQAKARGANTIIPRKLVQVLTPSTASEGNLGPDPVHLLAIKEVKMELEKCSTVYGFAFVDCASLRFWVGSISDDASCAALGALLMQVSPKEVIYESEGLSRESQQALRKYTLTGSTAVQLNPRPQEMGDADACGVRNMIESSGYFRGSSESWNSAVDGLTESGIALSALGELINHLSRLKLEDVLKNGDIHPYKVYSGCLRIDGQTMVNLEIFNNSFDGGPSGTLYKFLDNCVSPTGKRLLRNWICHPLKDIGSINKRLDVVEEFTANSEIMQITGQYLQKLPDLERLLGRIKSTVQSSAYLLPALLGKKVLKQRVKSFGQLVKGFRSGIVLLLAVQKESNMIRLLCKLCKLPILVGKSGLELFLSQFEAAIDSDFPDYQNQDVTEENAETLTILIDLFIEKATEWSEVIHTISCLDVLRSFAISASLSAGRMARPVIFPESKSTIQNQETKGPTLKIQGLWHPFAVPADGQLPVPNDLLLGEAGSSSIHPRSLLLTGPNMGGKSTLLRATCLAVIFAQLGCYVPCQTCELSLVDTIFTRLGASDRIMTGESTFLVECTEAASVLQNTTQDSLVILDELGRGTSTFDGYAIAYSVFRHMVERVKCRMLFATHYHPLTKEFSSHPRVTLKHMACAFKSRSDQEPGSCDQDLVFLYRLAEGACPESYGLQVALMAGIPKEVVETASVAAQAMKRSIGENFKSSELRSEFSSLHEEWLKTLVGISQVVDYDKAMFEEEDVSDMLICLWHEIRSSCSVAQVKAMR, encoded by the exons ATGCAGCGCCAGAAATCGATTCTGTCTTTCTTCCAGAAACCGTCGCAAGCTTCAGTTCCTGGCGATGCTACTAGCGGCGGAGGAGGTTTACGATCTGCTGTGAAGGAAAGAGGCATTAACAGCGACGCCTCGGTACGCTCTGTGGAACGAAATGTGTCGAAATGTGTGGATGATGATGTTAGAGGAGTGGATACTCCGCCGGAGAAAGTTCCTCGTCGTGTACTGCCGTCTAACTTCAAGGCGGCTGAATCCGCCGGTGGCGCTTCGTCTCTCTTCTCCAGTATCATGCATAAGTTTGTGAAAGTCGATGGTTCAGAATGCTCTGGAGAGAG GAATGTTGCTCCGATTCGTGATTCATCTGTATCGAAGATGCCTGAGAGTGTTTTTCCAGAACGTCGTTCGAATAATGCTCAACCTCAAGATAGAGACTATACTTTTTGCGTAGATAACCCAAGATCACTAGAATATGACGATGTTCTCGGCCCAGATACGCCCGGGACGCGTCCCAGTGTTCCTCGTTTGAAGCGAGTTCTGGAGGATGGGGTGGCTTTTACTGAGAACAAGGTCTCTCTATTTGATTCTAACAAACGGATGAAACTGTTTGGGGATCGAATTTGTGGAGAGAAGAAAGAAGTGAACGAAGGGACCAAATTTGAATGGCTTGAGCCTTCTCGGATCAGGGATGCCAATAGAAGACGGCCTGATGATCCCCTTTACGATAGAAAGACCCTCTATATACCAGCTGACGTTTTCAAGAAAATGTCCGCGTCGCAGAAGCAATACTGGAGTGTCAAGAGTGAGTATATGGATGTTGTGCTTTTCTTTAAAGTG GGCAAATTTTATGAGCTGTATGAGCTAGATGCAGAGTTAGGTCACAAGGAGCTTGATTGGAAGATGACCATGAGCGGTGTGGGAAAATGCAGACAG GTTGGTATCTCTGAAAGTGGGATAGATGACGCAGTGCAAAAACTATTAGCTCGTGG ATATAAAGTTGGAAGAATCGAGCAGTTAGAAACATCTGACCAGGCAAAAGCCAGAGGTGCAAATACT ATAATACCGAGGAAGCTAGTTCAGGTATTAACTCCATCAACAGCAAGCGAGGGTAATCTAGGGCCTGATCCCGTCCATCTCCTTGCTATAAAAGAG GTGAAAATGGAGCTAGAAAAGTGTTCAACTGTATATGGATTTGCTTTCGTCGACTGTGCTTCCTTGAGGTTTTGGGTTGGGTCCATCAGTGATGATGCTTCATGTGCTGCTCTTGGAGCTTTATTGATGCAG GTTTCTCCAAAAGAAGTGATATATGAGAGTGAAG GGCTATCAAGAGAGTCCCAACAGGCCCTAAGGAAATATACATTGACAG GGTCTACGGCGGTACAATTGAATCCACGACCACAAGAAATGGGGGATGCAGATGCTTGTGGAGTGAGAAATATGATAGAATCCAGCGGATACTTCAGAGGTTCTTCTGAATCATGGAACTCTGCTGTTGATGGTCTAACTGAATCTGGAATTGCTCTTAGCGCTCTTGGAGAACTAATCAATCATCTTTCTAGGCTAAAG CTAGAAGATGTACTTAAGAATGGGGATATTCATCCCTACAAAGTTTACAGTGGTTGTCTAAGAATTGATGGCCAGACGATGGTAAATCTGGAGATATTCAACAATAGCTTTGATGGTGGTCCTTCAG GGACCTTGTACAAATTTCTTGATAACTGTGTTAGCCCGACTGGTAAGCGGCTGCTAAGGAATTGGATTTGCCATCCCCTCAAAGATATAGGAAGTATCAATAAAAGACTTGATGTAGTAGAAGAATTCACGGCAAACTCAGAAATTATGCAAATCACAGGCCAGTATCTCCAAAAACTTCCAGACTTAGAAAGACTGCTCGGACGCATTAAGTCTACTGTTCAGTCATCAGCCTATCTTTTGCCTGCTCTTCTTGGGAAAAAAGTGCTGAAACAACGA GTTAAATCATTTGGGCAACTTGTGAAAGGGTTCAGAAGTGGAATTGTTCTGTTGTTGGCTGTACAGAAGGAATCGAATATGATTAGACTGCTTTGTAAGCTCTGTAAACTTCCTATATTAGTGGGAAAAAGCGGGCTTGAGCTATTCCTTTCTCAATTTGAAGCAGCCATTGATAGTGACTTTCCAGATTATCAG AACCAAGATGTGACAGAGGAGAATGCTGAAACTCTCACAATACTCATTGATCTATTCATAGAAAAAGCCACAGAGTGGTCTGAGGTCATTCACACCATTAGCTGCCTCGATGTCCTGAGATCCTTTGCAATCTCCGCAAGTCTCTCTGCTGGACGCATGGCCAGGCCTGTTATTTTCCCTGAATCGAAAAGTACAATTCAGAATCAGGAAACAAAGGGGCCAACGCTTAAAATCCAAGGGCTATGGCATCCATTTGCAGTTCCAGCTGATGGTCAACTTCCTGTTCCAAATGATCTACTCCTTGGTGAGGCTGGAAGCAGCAGCATTCATCCTCGGTCGTTGTTACTAACAGGACCAAACATGGGTGGAAAATCAACTCTTCTTCGTGCAACATGTCTTGCTGTTATCTTTGCGCAG CTTGGTTGTTACGTGCCTTGTCAGACTTGTGAACTCTCTCTCGTGGATACTATCTTCACAAGGCTTGGCGCATCTGATAGAATCATGACAGGAGAGA GCACCTTCTTGGTAGAATGCACTGAGGCGGCGTCAGTTCTTCAAAACACAACTCAAGATTCACTAGTAATCCTTGACGAACTTGGCAGAGGAACTAGTACTTTCGATGGCTACGCCATTGCATATTCT GTTTTTCGTCACATGGTAGAGAGAGTCAAGTGCAGGATGCTCTTTGCAACGCATTACCACCCTCTCACCAAGGAGTTCTCGTCACACCCGCGGGTCACCTTGAAACACATGGCTTGCGCATTCAAATCAAGATCCGACCAAGAACCAGGTAGCTGCGACCAAGACTTGGTTTTCTTGTACCGTCTAGCCGAGGGAGCTTGTCCTGAGAGCTATGGGCTTCAAGTAGCACTCATGGCGGGAATACCAAAGGAAGTGGTTGAGACAGCATCGGTGGCGGCTCAAGCCATGAAGAGATCGATTGGAGAAAACTTCAAGTCGAGTGAGCTAAGGTCTGAGTTCTCAAGTCTGCACGAAGAATGGCTCAAGACATTGGTGGGTATCTCTCAAGTCGTCGACTACGACAAGGCTATGTTTGAGGAGGAGGATGTCTCGGACATGTTGATTTGCTTATGGCATGAGATCAGATCTTCTTGCTCTGTTGCCCAAGTAAAGGCGATGAGATAA
- the LOC106322913 gene encoding uncharacterized protein LOC106322913 — MYSLTLHGRSLVQLQKWRSFSVSVTHFQNTSTSVDVSPRDGPKGKNFTVSYLVGSLGLATKLAESISRRVSFEDRGNPDSVLSLFRSHGFTDSQISTIITDHPRLLLLDAEKSLAPKLNSLQSRGAELTEIVSKVPKILDKRQGRSINLYYDLVKDIVEADKSSKKSWPDGRRGNKIRNVLVLRDLGMPQKLFFPLLISLAEPVCGKQRFEASLKKVVEMGFDPTTSKFVTALRMLYQMSDKTIQEKVAVYKCVGFTVEAIWEMFRKYPFSLAYSEKKIINAFETFLGLGVTRDEFATMIMSSPQCIGFSAEALKRKTEFLVKKMNWPLKALVLRPQVYNYSMEKMIVPRSNVIGALMSRRLLRDGVSEQPPPLPSVFACTDQAFLNRYVLKVEDEELVAELMAIFSGDCAS; from the coding sequence ATGTATTCTTTGACACTCCATGGAAGAAGTTTAGTACAGTTGCAGAAATGGCGTAGCTTTAGTGTTTCAGTCACCCATTTCCAAAATACATCCACCTCCGTTGATGTGAGCCCTAGAGATGGTCCAAAAGGTAAGAACTTTACTGTCTCTTACCTCGTTGGTTCACTGGGTTTAGCTACAAAACTCGCTGAGTCGATCTCGAGAAGAGTCAGCTTCGAGGACAGGGGCAATCCCGATTCCGTTCTGAGTCTTTTCAGGAGTCATGGGTTCACAGATTCTCAGATCTCCACCATCATTACGGATCACCCACGATTGCTTTTACTAGACGCTGAGAAATCACTTGCTCCCAAGCTCAACTCCCTGCAGTCTAGAGGAGCTGAGCTCACTGAGATCGTTTCAAAAGTTCCCAAAATCTTGGATAAGAGACAAGGCAGATCTATCAACCTCTACTATGATCTTGTCAAAGACATTGTAGAAGCTGATAAGAGTTCCAAGAAGTCATGGCCAGATGGTAGGCGGGGGAACAAAATCAGAAACGTTTTGGTTTTGAGAGATTTGGGCATGCCTCAGAAGCTGTTCTTCCCCTTGCTTATCTCCCTTGCCGAACCCGTCTGTGGAAAACAGAGATTTGAAGCATCCCTCAAGAAGGTCGTCGAGATGGGTTTTGATCCCACAACCTCAAAGTTTGTCACAGCTCTGCGCATGCTTTACCAAATGAGCGACAAGACGATTCAAGAGAAAGTTGCAGTCTATAAATGTGTAGGCTTCACTGTAGAAGCTATATGGGAGATGTTCAGAAAGTATCCATTCTCTCTGGCTTACTCTGAGAAGAAGATAATAAACGCATTTGAAACGTTTCTAGGCCTAGGAGTGACTAGAGACGAGTTCGCTACGATGATCATGAGCAGTCCTCAGTGCATTGGGTTTTCTGCAGAGGCGTTGAAGAGAAAGACTGAGTTTCTAGTGAAGAAGATGAATTGGCCACTAAAGGCCCTGGTTTTGCGCCCTCAGGTGTATAACTACAGCATGGAGAAAATGATTGTGCCAAGGAGTAACGTAATCGGAGCTCTAATGTCCAGAAGGTTGCTCAGAGATGGAGTAAGTGAACAACCCCCTCCGCTGCCGTCGGTTTTTGCATGTACGGACCAGGCGTTTTTAAACAGGTATGTGCTCAAGGTAGAGGACGAGGAGCTTGTGGCTGAGCTGATGGCTATCTTCAGTGGAGACTGTGCTTCATAG